The nucleotide window ttaAAGATGATAATAGTACCCAGCTCACAGTGTTGGTATGGggattaaacaagataatatGATTAAACAATGCCCAGGTCGTAAGTGCTTTATTAAATGTTATCTAGGGCCAGGTGccacggctcacacctgtaattccaacattttgggaggccaaggcaggaggatctgttgagcccaagagtttgaggttgtagtgagccgtgatcacactctgtcactcaggcactctagcccaggtaacagagtgagaccctatctttaaaaaaacaaaacaaaacaaaacaaaaaacagaacgaTATTATCTAGGATTATATGTCTTCCGTGGTATCTTACACATAGTTCTTTTTATGTTGTCTTCATCCCTCCTTGATTATCTCTGCTTAATGCTGGGGAGTCTAAGAACTAAGATTTACTTGAGATCATTTGCTCTGTCCACTTCAATGACCGCACTTCAGTTCTGAGGCTACTTCTTTCCAAGCCTGTTTATTTATACAGCAGCCCCATTGGGGCAGCCAGTACATCTGGAGCTCTTCCTTGGTGACTGCATTTAGGCAGATATCTCAATGGTTCATGTTCTTTTTCTAGGGAATTTAAAGTATTTGCAAAGAGGTTTGATTAACTGATGTTTCtaatgcattaaagacttaaagtcaGTAATTTATTACATGTTCCCTGAGATTCTATtgtgtttaaataatttattcctcGATGAGCAAAAATTGATCTCATAATTGCACTAAGTTCAATGACTTAATATTTTCCTAAATTTACTCTTAGATGTAGTGAGATGacatttttcaacattttattatgaaagtttTCAAACATACAGCAAAGATTAGTTTTTCGGTGAATACCCATATGCCTACCACCTAGATTCTACCATTCACATTTTATTCTACTGActttatcacatatatatattcatctatCCACTTCTTAATCTCTCCATCAACTCTTTTTTATGTACTTCaaaggagttctttatatatgtatatcctgAGTACCAGGCCTTTTTCAGGTGTATGTTTTGCGATTATTTTAATCTAGTTGGTatttgtcatttcattttctttacagtGCCCTTGGATgagtagaaattttaaatttttatgaagtatAATTTCTATCCAATTGCAATTGCCCTTTCAAGTTTTTTTTGGAAGAAACGTATCCCATTTTTTTCATAACAATAATCAAAATAttcctgggtttttttgttgttgttttgttttgtctcttgcccaggctggagtgcagtggtatgatcttggctcactgcagcctccacctcccaggttcaagcgcttctcgtgcctcagtctcccgagtagctgggattactggtgcccaccataacgtccagctaatttctgtatttttagtagaaacaggattttgccatgttggccatgctggtctcgaactcctgagctcaaatgatccacccgcctgagcgtcccaaagtgctaggattacaggcgtgagccaccatgcccagccacaatatTTCTGTTCTAATTACTACATACTTTAGCTTTTTCAAATGATTTAACTTTTGTTATGCAAGTTCTTTTCACCACTTCAACCAAGGCTTATTAGCAGTAGAAAATAATATTgtagacaggtttttttttttctggccataAGATTTAAATATTCTACACACATATCTTCCCTTAATGTTTTGCTTTGCATATGGTGGACATGCAACATGTATATGTGAATGATTGATAGGTAGCCATGAATTGTATAATTTCCCTATTGTTTAGGTATAGCTCTTCCAcaaaaccttaaatgtaaacaaattttgACAGTTGCCTGTTTCGCTTTTAGTTAGAACTGCTAAATCTGTGCAGTGTCATACATGTTAAGCAAAGCACTGTCTGTGTTTTCTTAAAGTGTCAGAAAAGGTAATTCGTTCCTGTTACCAAGTGATCCAGTATAACTAGGATGgtggttttttgttattgttttttttgttttgttttgttttgttttttgagacagagtcttactctatactcttgcccaggctggagtatagtggcatagtcatagcttactgcaggctcaacctctcgggctcaagcgattctcccacctcagcctcccatgtatctaggactacaggcacgcactaccacacccagctaatttttttgattttgtagagacatggtgcaagagtggtctcactatgttacccaggccagTCTCCAGCTCTTGGGCTCTAGCagtcctcccaaagtggtgggattacagacaggaggcACCGTGACTGGCCTATAACTAGTTTTTATACTTAAGTGGGAAGATTGTTCCTTATATTCCGATCTCCAAGaactttaaataattatatgctgctggccaagcatggtggctcatctctgtaatcctagcactttgggaggctgagatggcaggattgcttgagtccagaagttcaagaccagcctgggcaaaatgatgagaacctgtctctaaaaaaatttttaaaaattatccaggcatggtggtgcatgtctgtagtcccagctactcaggaggctgaagtgggaggattgtttgagccctggaggtcaaggctgcagtgagccatgatcatgccaccgtactcccatctgggcgatagagtgaaaccatgtctcaaaaaaaaaaaaattgtatatatatgcaaattgTAAATGTATGCAAAAATCTCTTCATTTTAAGTTCTATTGAGGGTATGGAATGAGATAAAGAGTTTCTTATAAGCTCTAAAATGCTTGATTCTATTATACTGTTCATTTCCAggccaattttttaaatacaatttttcatGAACATAAAATTatgatgtatatataaatatatagtagaacacgacagggtgactatagttaacaataatatattgtatattttaaaatactaagagtggaattggaatgttcctaacacaaagaaatggtaagtGTTTGAAGAGATGGATACCCTAATTACCACAATTTCATCATAACACATTGtatacctatatcaaaatatcacacatacCCTGTAAATgtatacaactattatgtacccataataaaaatttttaaaaaagaatatatacatagtagaaaataaatacttgcttttcattttctttaaaacccTTTAAACAGAAAGATGTATTTCAATTAAAAGACTTGGAGAAGATTGCTCCCAAAGAGAAAGGCATTAGTAAGTACCAAAGTTATACTGGAATGTTTTGGGAAATATACCGGGATGTTTTGGGAAATATCTTAATATTCATTAAGTCATCTTTTCTGCAACAGTCTTTCACTTTATGGAAAACCTAAATTTCTAGAGACAAAGAAATCATCACCATCCAAAGATAACCACTGTCATGTTgtcctttatttttctgtataataCATCCTGTATAttacattttgaatatatatccCTGTCATTAAATATCCTTTTATAACATAAATGATTGTATAGTATCCCAttgcaataaaaaaatacttttaaaaatctagttgaTAAGTTGGGTGATagcacacacacctgtagtcccagccactctggaggctgaagcaggaggatcacttcagcccagctaggcaacatagcaaaatcctgtctttaaaataaaaatccagttaTTAGACTGGTTTCCAATtcttttgctgttgaaaacaatGTGTTGACAGGCATCCTTCTACatatctattattattttgtttggcTGCATTTGTAAGGTGGAATTTCCCCATAAAAGATATGTATAAAtcgggctgggcgcgatggctcacgcctgtaatcccagcactttgggaggccgaggcaggtggatcatgaggtcaggagatcaagaccatcctgcctactgaaaccccgtctctactaaaaatacaaaaaaaattagccgggcgtggtggcgggcgtctgtagtcccagctactcaggaggctgaggcaggagaatggcgtgaacccgggaggcagagcttgcagtgaaccgagatcgcaccactgcactccagcctgggcgacagagcgaaactccatctcaaaaaaaaaaaaagatatgtataaATCTGAAGTTTTAGATACAGATTGCCATTTAGATACAGTATTGCCACCCATACTGACAGTACCCATTCAAGTATCCTTGaattctttattgtattttttagtgtttttaatttGGTAGTCAAGTCAAGTCTAATTGCtttattttggatttcttcagTTATTAATGGGGTTGAACATTTTTCTCATATATTGGccatgcatattttatttatttatttatttatttgagacagagtctactctgtcacccaggctggagcgcagtggtgcagtcCTGGCatactgcaacctttgtctcccaggttcaagcgattctcctgcctcagcctcatgagtagctgggattacaagctcctgccaccaagcccagctaatttttgtatttttagtagagacggggatttgccatgttggccatgctggtgtcaaacccctgacctcaaatgatctacatgccttggcctcccaaagtgctgggattacaggcgtgagccaccatgcatatTTTATAGATGCACATTGATgtattttttctgtgtcttttgttgtgttgtttcaaaatgaaaaaacctCTTTTACTGTGACTATACATACAAGTGAAACTAATCACTGAGAGTCCTTCACACTTTTATGTACACCACACAATTATTCTCTTAACAGTCATCAATGAACAGTTGGTTCTGCTACTTCTTAAAGATACGCAAATTTCTTAAGTTTAAATGCACAGTTGACCCTTGAGGAacacctgtgttgttcaagattGGGATACCAATCCCCCACACAATTGAAAATCTGcatgtaacttttgactcccccagtCAAAACTACTGATAGCCTGCTGTTGACGGGAAGCCATACcatgtatttactattcattaagtggcagtggatcatcataaaggtcttcatccttgtcatcttacgttgagtaggctgaggaggaggaggaagtggtgTTGCTGTCTCAGGTGGCAGAAAATCCATGTATATAACTGGACCCATGCAGTTCGAACCTGtactgttcaagggtcaactatacaATATTAATTACACCAGTGTCCTAATGTCCCCAAATTGTAGGTAATGGAATCTCAACTGTATCTTGAAGgatcaaaaaccaaaaacaaaattcaatcCAGTCTACAAGATGGAAAAATTTATTGTATTAActaaattccttttcttcttaCCTATTTTCCCTCCCAGttattgacaatttttttctACAGTATAAGATGATAGCCAAATTACccaacatcttttttaaaaaagaaacattatttagaaaaggaaaagataccATATAGCAACAGACTATGAGTGTTAacactattaaaattatttactaagCACTGATGCTAGTATCTTCTATTACTACATAATCTATTGGGAGAGAAAAACTTGCatttctgtagttttgttttactttttcaaaggCTTCTCACAAGTAACATTTTATTGACATTACCGCTGTGCACCAAAGTAGGTATGGAAATGATCATAtctaatagattttttaaattaggcaTAAAGAACAATTTGCCCTAGAGTCATCCAGGGTTACTGCTAAGAGTTAGGATTAGAACTCAGGTCCTGTTCTTAATCCTGTATATTACCTGTTTTCCCCTAAGCTCCTGTATAAGTCATGCTTTGCTTAAGgatggggatacattctaagaaatgtttccttaggcaatttcattgttgtgcgtgttgttatttttaagagcttattattaactttttaacTCTTGATTTATCATATGTTTTGCAAGTGTTTCCCCAGTTATTtgtcctttaattttatttatggtgtttttttaacATAGAGTCTTTAAAAATTGTCTCTTAGCTGCTATGTCAGTAAAAGACGTCCTTCAAAGCTTAGTTGATGATGGTATGGTTGACTGTGAGAGGATTGGAACTTCTAATTATTATTGGGCTTTTCCAAGTAAAGCTCTTCATGCAAAGAAACATAAGTTGGACGTTCTGGAATCTCAGGTAAGCTGCCGCAGTTAAAAAGAATAGATTTGCTTTATAACAGAGTTGTTTTACTTCATCCTGTTTTCGTTTAGcagtttcttttgaatttttgatatgTACTATTTGACTGAAAGTCTAAAGCTAATTAACATCTCTTTCTCCTAAACAGTATGAGGAACTTAGAacgttttaatttttgtcttcccATATGTCAAgatactgtttttgttgttgctgtttttattgttttttaattttccctGTATCAATAGATGGTTTTTTGGGAGCagttttagacttacagaaaagtatTGATggaaaagtacagagagttcccaaaCGTGCCCTTTCTCCCTCACCATGCACACAATTTTCCCTGTTATTGACATCCTATACTAGTGTAATATGTTTGTCACAATTGAGCCAATATTGatttattattaactaaattCCATAGCTTACATAAGGGTTCAGTCTTGGTGTTATATATtatgtgagttttgacaaatgcatgatGATGTGTATCCACAATTATAGTATTGTACAGAATAGTTTCGCTGCCCTAAAAATCTGCTGTTTCCTACTTGTTCATCCCTCCCTTCTCCCAAAAccctagcaaccactgatctttttactgtctctatagttttaccttttccatatagttggaatcatacaaaatgtaaccttttcagattggcttccttCCCTTAACAAAATGCATTTCAGGTTTCTCCATGTCTATTAATGGCTTGatggcttatttctttttattgctgaataatatttcgtcatatgaatataccacagtttgcttATCCATTGAGCTATTGAGGAGCATCTGGGTCATATCCAAGTTTGGGCAGTTAACAAATAAAGCTGCCATAAGCATTCGTGTGTAGGTTTTGTGTACACATAAATTTTCAACACATTTAGTaccaaggagcatgattgctggattgtatggtaagttTATGTTTACTTTCTAGGAAACTGCCAAAGTATCTGTTTTTGCATTCCCAACTACAGTGGGTAAGAGTTACTATTGGTTCACATCACTGCCAggatttggtgttgtcagtgttttgtattttagccattctaatagatgtgtagtggtatcattgttgttttaaattgCCATTCTCTAATGACATATGATTTGGAagatctttttttgtgtgtgtgagatggagtttcactttttttcccaggctggagtgcaatggtgcgatctcagctcactgtaacttctgcctccctggttcaagtgattctcctgcctcagccttccaagtagctgggattacaggtgcatgccaccgtacacccaactaattttctatttttagtagagacggggtttcaccatgatggccaagctggtcttgaactcctgacttcaggtgatccacccaccttggcctcccaaagtgctgggattacaggcgggagccaccacgcccagccctggaaCATCTTTTTttatgcttatttgtcatctgtgtAAAAGGAGGtgtttagatcttttgcccatttttttaattgggtttttgttttctcattattgagttttaagagttctttgtatattttggacacCAGTTCTTCATCAAATATGTGTTTTTCAAAGATTTCCTCtgagtctgtggcttgtcttttcattatcttaACAGCGTCTTTCCCAGAGcagttttcaattttaatgaagtccaactggtcagtttttttctttcctgggacATTCTTTTGGTGTTGTAACTAAATAGTCGTGGCCAAACCCAGGGGCatgtagattttctcctatgttaccttctaggagttttgtagttttgcattttacacttAGATTTATTatccattttgacttaatttttgggAAAGGTATAAAGTGTGTGTCTAAATTCAATTTTTTGTACATACATATCCAAAGTAACTGTATTTTAGTATAATTTACTtcttttctgtatgtgtgtgtgtatgtatatatatacataaaaatacacacatatatacacaaaaaatataaatatttttatataaataaatattttatataaataaataaataatataaatttttttgtgtgggagatagagtcttgctttatgtgtatatgtatatacacatatatacacacgtatacacataaacatatacacatatatacatatatacacatatatacatatatacagatatatatataaaactactaAAGTAcccagggtcttgctttgtcacccaggctggagtgtagtgtcacaaacatggctcactgcagcctcgacctcccaggcccaagccatcctcccacctcagcctcctgaatagctgggattataggcgcaccaccatactctgctaatttttgcacttttttgtagagacagggttttgccatgttgcccaggctggtcttgaactcctgagctcaagtgatccacctacctcagcttcccaaagtgctggtgggtgagccactgcgaccggcctGTAACCCTGTGCACTTTATGGATTTAAAAACACTTCAAGAAGGAATCCATACTGAAGGACATCCTTTAGTAATTTGTTCAACCAGAGTTTAAGAGTGGTAAACTCTCAATCTTTGTTTGAAAATGTCTAATTTATCATTGCTTCCCGAATATAGAattcttagttatttttcctcagcattttgaaaataatacttCATTGTCTTGTGGCATATGTTGCTAATGAGATGTTTTGCTATCATTCTAATTGTCTTGTTTTCCTTAGTAATCTCTCTTCTGTTTGCTTTTAAGATTTCCTTCAGTCTTTGATGTTGTTTTGATGTTTTATCATGAATCCGAGTttgcatgtttttatttccttttttcaaaaaaaaaaaaaaagaaaagaaaaagaaaattctaaggtGGTATTACTTAAGCTGTTTCCTGTTCCCTAATAGCTCTGTTCTTTCCTTCTGGGATTCCTATTTGTATCCTTATTCTATCGTCTATGTTGCTTAAGAACTCTTTATTTTTCCATGCCTTTCCATGTCTGTGATTCATTGCAGTTAATTTTCTCAGCTCTCGTTCACTTACAGTTCTTTCCATAACTATTTCTAATCTGCTACTTAGCTGTTCAttaagtctttttattttaataattagatTTTATCTCTAGAAATTCTATTTAGTCCTTTTTCAGTTCTGCCTATCCTGTTTTTCCTACACTGTTCTATTTCATTATGGCTTCTTGCTTTCATCTCTTTTATAACTTTAAACATACTGATATGGCTTGGATCTATGTCCACTCCCAAActtcatgtcaaattgtaatccccagtgttggaggtggggcctgatggcaagtgattggatcttgggggcggtttctcatgaatggtttagcaccatcccctcagtgctgttcttgtgatagtgagtgagttctcatgagatctagctgtttaagtgtgtggcacctcccccgcTTTcagtcctgctcctgccatgtaaaatGCCTGCTCCCCCTGAGTAAAGgatccctgaggcctccccagaagcagaagctgccatgCTTCCAAgtagagcctgcagaaccatgaaccaattaaacctcttttctttataaattacccagtctcagttatttatAGCCATgtgagaacagcctaatacacatACTTAACTTACATTTTCAGATTACTTAAATATGTCATATTTGGGGAGGGCTATTAATTTGATCGGTGTATCTGCTGGCTACTACcatttgtagtatttttttaacctgtatgttttttagtttttatgagcTCACATTCAATTGGTGATGTTTAGTCTGTGGGAGCCACAGGTGCTCTGTGAAATAGTGGTTTaggcttgtttttttttagagtctctgGGTACTTTAGTAGTTATGGAccaatttttatgttaatttcttgGCTTACAGTTCCACCGCCTCATGTCTTATACAGGAGGAGTACAGCATAAAATTTAGTATGCATGTCTATACATGGCATGGATTGAGAGATTTGTTTTCCTATAGGTgactttcccccacccccacatgaAGTGCAAGATGGAGGTAAGCTCCTTCTTATTTTCCATGGAGTTTGCTGTACTTTGAGCTATATGCTGGAGCTCAGTTCTAGCTCTCTTTGTCTCATGACCCTTCACACATGCTTTCCTTGTGTGCATGTTAGACTCTTAGCCCCTAGTTACTTTTCTATTGTtgctctttgttttttcatttctgtcaCCTGgggatagttctttttttttttttttttttgaggtggagtttcgctcttgtcacccaggctggagtgcagaggcacaagctcagctcactgcaacctctgcctcccgggttcaagcaattctcctgcctcgacctcctgagtagctgggattacaggtgcccgccatcacgcctggctaatttttgtatttttagtagagacagggttttgccgctttagccaggctggtctcgatttcccgacctcaggtgatctacctgcctcggcctcccaaagtgctaggattacaggcatgagccatcgcgcccggccttattttattttattattcatcaTTCAAAAAATGGTTTTGCATGTTTTTTGAGTAACAAAAGATGTGCTGGATTTTGGAAATACATGCCCTCAGAGAGCTTTCAGTCAGTTGTAGCAGGACAgtgggagaaaaggaagaggctAGAGAAGGATTGGTGAAGAGATAGGTAGAGGCCCTGTCTGATAGGTTCCTCTGTGGCATGATCAGGAGTTCGGACCTACCTAAGAGGGATGGAAAGCCAGTGGAAATTTTTACCAGAGAAGTTACATGATGATAAATGCCTTTCGGAGGACAGTATGAAGAGCAGGTTGAGGGAAATGGAGCCTAGGATCAGAGAAATCAACTATGAGGCTATTGTAATTGCATGGTTAACAAATGAGGACCCACATTGAGGTATCTGCACACTcactaggatggctactatcaaaaacacagagagggccaggtgtggtggctcatgcctgtaatcccaatactttgggaggtcgaagtgggaggatcacttgagcccaggagttcacggccagcctggacaacacagcaagatttattacaaaataataataatgaatttttttcaaaagggaATAATAAGTGTTAgcaaggatttggagaaattggagcccttgtgcactgttgatgggaatgtgaaatagtgcagctgctgtggaaaacagtatggtggctcTTCAAAGAGTTATAAATAGAATTACCCTGTGATTCAACAATTctgtggtgtgcatctgtggtctcagctacttgggggcctgaggtgggaggatcacttgagcctaggaattcaagaccagcctggcaacatggcaagactccatctctacagaaaaattgtaAAAGTAGCTGGGGATAGTGGtaggctcctgtggtcccagctattcgagaggctgaggtgggaggatcgcatgagcctaagagtttgaggttgcagtgggttgtattcatgccaccgcactgcaggtgaggccacagagtgagaccctgtttaagaaaaaaaaaaaattccatttttggTACATATCCAAGacttgagggccgggcgcggtggctcacgcttataatcccagcactttgggaggccgaggcggatggatcacgaggtcaggagatcgagaccatggtgaaaccccgtctctactaaaaatacaaaaaaattagccgggcgtggtggcgggcgcctgtagtcccagctactcggagaggctgaggcaggagaatggcgtgaacctgggaggtggagcttgcagtgagccgagattgcgccactgcactccagcctgggcgacagagccagactccatctcaaaaaaaaaaaaaaaaaaaaaaaaaaaaaaaaagaaatttccataTCCAAGacttgaaagcagggtcttgagGAGCTATTTGTACACccacattcatagcagcattacagTAGCtgaaaggtagaagcaacccaaatgactttcaatgaatgaataaacaaaatgtgaaagtggaatattattcagtcttaaaaaggaatgaaatcccttttatttatttatttagagatagagtctcaccctgttgcccaggctgaagtgcagtggcacagtcatagctcactgcagcctcaaactcctgggtgtaagcgattctccagccttaacctcctgagtagctgggattgcaggctcaTCCCATcacaaggaatgaaattctgacaaatgctacaacatggatgaaccttgagggcaatatgctaagtgaaaagccagtcataaaaagacaaatactctatgattccacatatatgaggtatctagagtagtcaaacttacagaaataagaaatagaatGAGGGCTGACATTGCTGACCTTAGAAGATAGTTCCACTGGCACTCCTGT belongs to Symphalangus syndactylus isolate Jambi chromosome 4, NHGRI_mSymSyn1-v2.1_pri, whole genome shotgun sequence and includes:
- the MND1 gene encoding meiotic nuclear division protein 1 homolog isoform X4, giving the protein MSKKKGLSAEEKRTRMMEIFFETKDVFQLKDLEKIAPKEKGITAMSVKDVLQSLVDDGMVDCERIGTSNYYWAFPSKALHAKKHKLDVLESQLSEGSQKHASLQKSIEKAKIGRCETAKQIK